The proteins below are encoded in one region of Enhydrobacter sp.:
- a CDS encoding aldehyde dehydrogenase family protein, which produces MQERLQFYIDGKWVDPVAPKAIDVINPANEEPFARVSLGSRADVDKAVAAARRAFESYSRTTREERIALLEKIIAAYKGKFQAIAEAISQEMGAPLWLAKAAQAATGLGHLNEAVKILKSYKFEEMHGTTAIVKEPVGVCGFITPWNWPINQIACKVAPALAAGCTVVLKPSEVAPMNAMLFADVLHEAGVPPGVFNLVNGDGPTVGEAMSTHPGIDMMSFTGSTRAGIAVAKAAADTVKRVAQELGGKSANIVLDDADLTKAVSAGVMSMMLNSGQSCNAPSRMFVPRAKNDAAIAIAKAAAEKVKVVDPATPDAGPGTIGPVVSEVQFNKIQALIQKGIEEGATLVTGGPGRPENMNRGYYVRPTVFANVTNDMTIAREEIFGPVLTMLAYDSEDDAVAQANDTAYGLSGYVQSGNIDRARKVAARLRTGNVHLNGAGPDFGAPFGGYKQSGNGREWGEHGFEEFLEVKAVMGWAPKAA; this is translated from the coding sequence ATGCAGGAACGGCTTCAGTTCTACATCGACGGCAAGTGGGTGGATCCGGTCGCGCCCAAGGCGATCGACGTCATCAATCCCGCCAACGAGGAGCCGTTCGCGCGCGTCTCGCTCGGATCCAGGGCCGACGTCGACAAGGCCGTCGCCGCCGCACGCCGCGCCTTCGAAAGCTATTCGCGCACGACGCGCGAGGAACGGATTGCGCTCCTCGAGAAGATCATCGCGGCCTACAAGGGCAAGTTCCAGGCGATCGCCGAGGCGATCAGCCAGGAGATGGGCGCCCCGCTGTGGCTCGCCAAGGCGGCCCAGGCGGCGACAGGGCTCGGCCATCTGAACGAGGCCGTGAAGATCCTGAAGAGCTACAAATTCGAGGAAATGCACGGCACGACCGCCATCGTGAAGGAGCCGGTCGGCGTGTGCGGCTTCATCACCCCCTGGAACTGGCCGATCAACCAGATCGCCTGCAAGGTGGCGCCGGCGCTCGCAGCGGGCTGCACGGTCGTCCTCAAGCCGTCGGAGGTGGCGCCGATGAACGCCATGCTGTTTGCCGACGTGCTGCACGAGGCGGGGGTGCCGCCGGGCGTGTTCAACCTGGTCAACGGCGACGGCCCCACGGTCGGCGAGGCGATGTCGACCCATCCGGGCATCGACATGATGTCCTTCACCGGCTCGACCCGGGCCGGCATCGCGGTTGCCAAGGCGGCCGCCGATACGGTGAAGCGCGTGGCGCAGGAGCTGGGCGGAAAGTCGGCCAACATCGTGCTCGACGACGCCGATCTCACCAAGGCCGTCTCTGCCGGCGTGATGAGCATGATGCTGAACTCCGGCCAGTCCTGCAATGCGCCGTCGCGCATGTTCGTGCCGCGCGCCAAGAACGACGCCGCCATCGCGATCGCGAAGGCGGCCGCGGAGAAGGTCAAGGTCGTCGACCCGGCGACCCCCGATGCCGGGCCCGGCACGATCGGTCCGGTGGTGAGCGAGGTGCAGTTCAACAAGATCCAGGCGCTCATCCAGAAGGGAATCGAGGAAGGCGCGACCCTGGTGACCGGCGGCCCGGGCCGGCCCGAGAACATGAACCGCGGCTACTATGTCCGGCCGACGGTGTTCGCCAACGTCACCAACGACATGACCATCGCGCGGGAGGAGATCTTCGGTCCGGTCCTCACCATGCTGGCCTACGACAGCGAGGACGACGCGGTCGCCCAGGCCAACGACACCGCCTATGGCCTGTCGGGCTATGTGCAGTCGGGCAATATCGACCGCGCCCGCAAGGTCGCCGCCCGGCTGCGGACCGGCAATGTGCATCTGAACGGTGCCGGCCCCGATTTCGGCGCGCCCTTCGGCGGCTACAAGCAGTCGGGCAACGGCCGGGAATGGGGCGAGCACGGCTTCGAGGAATTCCTCGAGGTCAAGGCGGTGATGGGCTGGGCGCCCAAGGCCGCATAG
- a CDS encoding alkaline phosphatase family protein — translation MTKSRRAVFVCCDGLGRDWIRQEKTPVLHDLARRSLWCEAHSAVFPSVTRVSAASVSTGCQPARHGLHGNRMGLIEEGRIVVRDVGHPDFRMHLRRATGRTLLVPSLAERVAGEGGFVAFSNVSPGAAYFLDPDHFGYVYHRAGSYAPGGERIAGADALEVSHDLAGDWAMTGRFCTEVLCDRRPAVAMLWLANPDLTLHGAPLGSPAHHEALGQAERCVLEVFRTVERLRSAGEDILLLIGSDHGQETIGDCIDVAAWLADRGLGAELEAGEVAVAGQGTAALLYATDRGRAPLLAVLDEMRRAPWAAGVVVEAGLAGRGHAARDGVVAAVNMARQDEPNAHGVRGRRWVVAEPGKPAAIGSGQHGGWGPDETRPFLLANDGGRLSGTAGRATSLTDIAPTVVQFLGLSVEGFDGEPLRLKS, via the coding sequence ATGACGAAATCTCGCCGCGCGGTATTCGTTTGTTGCGACGGCCTCGGCCGCGACTGGATACGGCAAGAGAAGACTCCCGTCCTGCACGATCTCGCCCGCAGGAGTCTTTGGTGCGAGGCGCACAGCGCGGTGTTTCCTTCGGTGACGCGTGTGTCCGCCGCATCGGTGTCGACGGGTTGCCAGCCGGCGCGCCACGGCCTGCACGGCAATCGCATGGGGCTGATCGAGGAGGGCAGGATCGTCGTGCGCGACGTCGGCCATCCGGACTTCCGCATGCATCTGCGACGGGCCACCGGGCGCACGCTGCTCGTCCCCTCGCTTGCCGAGCGGGTGGCCGGCGAGGGTGGCTTCGTCGCCTTCTCGAACGTCTCGCCAGGCGCGGCCTATTTCCTCGATCCCGACCATTTCGGCTATGTCTATCACCGGGCCGGTTCCTACGCGCCCGGCGGCGAGCGTATCGCGGGCGCCGATGCGCTGGAGGTCAGCCACGATCTCGCCGGCGACTGGGCGATGACCGGGCGCTTTTGCACCGAGGTATTGTGCGATCGGCGGCCGGCGGTCGCGATGCTGTGGCTCGCCAATCCGGACCTGACGCTCCATGGCGCGCCGCTCGGCTCGCCGGCGCACCACGAGGCGCTCGGGCAGGCCGAGCGCTGTGTGCTCGAGGTTTTCCGCACGGTCGAGCGGCTGCGCAGCGCGGGCGAGGACATCCTCCTGCTGATCGGCTCGGATCACGGCCAGGAGACAATCGGCGATTGCATCGATGTCGCCGCCTGGCTGGCCGATCGTGGCCTCGGCGCGGAGCTGGAAGCAGGCGAGGTGGCGGTGGCCGGGCAGGGAACGGCGGCGCTGCTTTATGCGACGGATCGCGGCCGGGCGCCGCTGCTCGCCGTGCTCGACGAGATGCGGCGGGCGCCGTGGGCCGCCGGGGTCGTGGTCGAGGCCGGGCTTGCCGGACGTGGCCATGCCGCGCGCGACGGCGTCGTTGCCGCGGTCAACATGGCGCGGCAGGATGAACCCAATGCTCATGGCGTGCGCGGCCGGCGCTGGGTCGTCGCCGAGCCTGGCAAGCCGGCCGCCATCGGCAGCGGCCAGCATGGCGGCTGGGGACCCGACGAGACCAGACCCTTCCTCTTGGCGAACGACGGTGGCCGGCTGTCGGGAACGGCCGGCCGCGCGACCTCGCTCACCGATATCGCGCCGACCGTCGTCCAATTCCTCGGGCTCTCCGTCGAAGGCTTCGACGGAGAGCCGCTGCGGCTGAAAAGCTGA
- a CDS encoding LLM class flavin-dependent oxidoreductase yields MQFGYFTMPSHPPERPLKDGHEWDLQVIRWLDELGFTECWIGEHHTAPWEPHPSPDLLVAQGLMQTRNIRLGPGGFLLPYHHPAELANRVAMLDHISGGRLNFGVAASGLPSDWAMFNVDGMSGVNRDMTREALDIILKMWSATGPFDYKGKYWHVTNPDTMFGFLKPHIKPMQTPHPPIGVAGLSKNSDTLKLAGERGFLPMSLNLNPAYVGSHWESVEIGAAKTGRTPDRGEWRMVREVFVADTDEEAMRLSVGSMMGRMMREYFLPLLAQFGFFEYLKHDQSVPDSDVTPEYCAHHNWIIGSPRTVIEKIERIYDEVGGFGQLLVFGFDYANQPEAWRHSLELLSREVMPKVQHLKPKTQKMAAE; encoded by the coding sequence ATGCAGTTCGGATATTTCACGATGCCGTCGCACCCCCCGGAGAGGCCGCTCAAGGACGGCCATGAATGGGATCTGCAGGTGATCCGCTGGCTCGACGAGCTCGGCTTCACCGAATGCTGGATCGGCGAGCATCACACCGCGCCGTGGGAACCGCATCCGTCGCCCGACCTCCTGGTGGCGCAGGGCCTGATGCAGACCAGGAACATCCGTCTCGGCCCCGGCGGCTTCCTGCTGCCCTACCATCATCCGGCCGAGCTCGCGAACCGGGTCGCCATGCTCGATCATATTTCGGGCGGCCGTCTCAACTTCGGCGTCGCCGCGTCCGGGCTGCCGAGCGACTGGGCGATGTTCAACGTCGACGGCATGTCGGGCGTCAATCGCGACATGACGCGCGAGGCGCTCGACATCATCCTGAAGATGTGGAGTGCCACGGGGCCGTTCGACTACAAGGGCAAGTACTGGCACGTCACCAACCCCGATACGATGTTCGGGTTCCTGAAGCCGCACATCAAGCCGATGCAGACCCCGCACCCGCCGATCGGCGTCGCCGGCCTGTCCAAGAACTCCGACACGCTGAAGCTTGCCGGCGAGAGGGGCTTCCTGCCGATGAGCCTCAACCTCAATCCGGCTTATGTCGGAAGCCACTGGGAGTCGGTCGAGATCGGCGCCGCCAAGACCGGCCGCACGCCCGATCGCGGCGAGTGGCGCATGGTGCGCGAGGTCTTCGTCGCCGACACCGACGAGGAAGCCATGCGGCTCTCCGTAGGCTCGATGATGGGCCGCATGATGCGGGAGTACTTCCTGCCGCTGCTCGCGCAGTTCGGCTTCTTCGAGTACCTGAAGCACGACCAGAGCGTGCCCGATTCGGATGTGACGCCGGAATACTGCGCGCACCACAACTGGATCATCGGCTCGCCCCGCACCGTGATCGAGAAGATCGAGAGGATCTACGACGAGGTCGGCGGCTTCGGCCAGCTCCTGGTGTTCGGCTTCGACTATGCGAACCAGCCCGAAGCCTGGCGCCATTCGCTCGAGCTCCTGTCGCGCGAGGTGATGCCCAAGGTGCAGCATCTCAAGCCGAAAACGCAGAAGATGGCGGCGGAGTAG
- a CDS encoding MFS transporter produces the protein MTDRGAKGPWRKRPSTILWVLSTGQLITWGLVYYTFPLFVAPMEKELGWSRNDLFGALSAGLMVAGLCSIPVGAWIDRGHGRKLMTGGSLLAAAMMFVWSRTQSLPVFYLVWIGLGACQSVTLYEPAFAVITRVYGPRFRQAIMVMTFIGGLASTFGIPFAQLLIDRIEWRPTLLVLAAINLGVAFFIHWLFVPGPREEAVPIAHATSASVTPSGKGPLAAAVRVPAFWGLVVAFAGYGLAFSAMSFHLIPLLAERHVEIGVVMAIIALIGPMQVVGRVLLMAGQRHITAIQLGALIYFAFPVAMSMLAAGISDVYGLILFAIIYGVANGLVTILRGMAVPEFIGPEGYGVVSGALTMPTNVMRAAGPILASLAWSAFANYTPVLWGLAAIMLVAAAGFAAAALLSRKASPPRR, from the coding sequence TTGACGGACCGCGGCGCGAAAGGGCCGTGGCGAAAGCGCCCATCGACCATCCTGTGGGTCCTGTCGACGGGACAGCTCATCACCTGGGGCCTCGTCTACTACACCTTCCCGTTGTTCGTCGCGCCGATGGAGAAGGAACTCGGCTGGTCGCGCAACGACCTGTTCGGCGCCTTGTCGGCAGGCCTGATGGTCGCCGGTCTTTGCTCGATCCCGGTGGGGGCATGGATCGATCGCGGACATGGTCGCAAGCTGATGACCGGCGGCTCGCTGCTGGCGGCGGCCATGATGTTCGTCTGGTCGCGCACGCAGTCGTTGCCGGTGTTCTACCTCGTCTGGATCGGTCTCGGCGCCTGCCAGTCGGTTACGCTGTATGAACCCGCCTTCGCGGTGATCACCCGCGTCTACGGCCCGCGCTTCCGGCAGGCCATCATGGTGATGACCTTCATCGGTGGCCTCGCCAGCACCTTCGGCATTCCCTTCGCCCAGCTCCTGATCGATCGCATCGAGTGGCGGCCGACGCTGCTGGTGCTCGCGGCCATCAATCTCGGCGTCGCCTTCTTCATCCATTGGCTGTTCGTGCCGGGGCCGCGGGAGGAGGCGGTGCCGATCGCGCATGCGACTTCCGCCAGCGTCACTCCCTCGGGCAAGGGTCCGTTGGCCGCCGCCGTGCGCGTGCCCGCCTTCTGGGGGCTGGTGGTGGCGTTCGCCGGTTACGGGCTCGCCTTCTCGGCCATGAGCTTCCATCTCATCCCGCTGCTGGCCGAGCGCCATGTCGAGATCGGCGTGGTGATGGCGATCATCGCCCTGATCGGGCCGATGCAGGTGGTGGGGCGCGTGCTGTTGATGGCGGGCCAGCGTCACATCACCGCGATCCAGCTCGGCGCACTGATCTATTTCGCCTTCCCGGTCGCGATGTCGATGCTGGCGGCCGGCATCAGTGACGTCTACGGCCTGATCCTGTTCGCCATCATCTACGGCGTGGCGAACGGGCTGGTGACGATCCTGCGCGGCATGGCGGTCCCCGAGTTCATCGGCCCCGAGGGCTATGGCGTGGTGAGCGGTGCACTCACCATGCCGACCAACGTCATGCGCGCGGCGGGTCCCATCCTGGCGTCGCTCGCCTGGAGCGCGTTCGCCAACTACACGCCGGTGCTGTGGGGCCTGGCCGCGATCATGCTGGTGGCCGCCGCGGGGTTCGCGGCGGCGGCGCTGCTTTCGAGGAAAGCGTCGCCGCCGCGTCGCTAG
- a CDS encoding patatin-like phospholipase family protein — MNPIKRINLALQGGGSHGAFTWGVLDALIEDGRLSFEAVSGTSAGAMNAAIVLQGWAKGGPDGARKALADFWTELGTFAVASPIRRTPLDRLQGNWNLDESPTVLWADVIQRTLSPWQRNPLNFDPLRDLLRKHFDEKAVRACSDIKAFVAATNVETGKVRIFKREELSIDALLASACLPNVHDAVVIDGVPYWDGGYRGNPPIWPFIYESETRDVVLVELDPAVRKGVPRSNAEIADRLNEITFGGALMAEMRAIAFVQDLIRQGAITGTFGTRLKMMLIHSINDDASLAPLGAVSKFNIEPDFLEHLFQLGRAAATRWLASTFDSIGVETSIDIAARFL; from the coding sequence ATGAATCCTATCAAGCGCATAAATCTCGCTTTGCAGGGCGGCGGCTCGCACGGCGCCTTCACCTGGGGCGTGCTCGATGCGCTGATCGAGGATGGCCGGCTTTCTTTCGAGGCGGTGAGCGGAACCAGCGCGGGCGCCATGAACGCCGCCATCGTGCTGCAGGGCTGGGCGAAGGGTGGGCCGGACGGCGCGCGCAAGGCGCTGGCCGACTTCTGGACCGAGCTCGGCACCTTCGCGGTGGCGAGTCCGATCCGGCGCACGCCGCTCGATCGCCTTCAGGGCAACTGGAATCTCGACGAGTCGCCCACCGTGCTGTGGGCCGACGTGATCCAGCGCACGCTCTCGCCCTGGCAGCGCAACCCGCTCAATTTCGATCCGTTGCGTGACCTCCTGCGCAAGCATTTCGACGAGAAGGCGGTGCGCGCCTGCAGCGACATCAAGGCCTTCGTCGCCGCCACCAACGTCGAGACCGGCAAGGTGCGGATCTTCAAACGCGAGGAGCTGTCGATCGACGCCCTGCTCGCCTCGGCCTGCCTGCCCAACGTGCACGATGCTGTGGTGATCGACGGCGTGCCCTACTGGGACGGCGGCTATCGCGGCAACCCGCCGATCTGGCCGTTCATCTATGAGAGCGAAACGCGCGACGTGGTGCTCGTCGAGCTCGACCCGGCCGTGCGCAAGGGCGTGCCGAGGTCCAATGCCGAGATCGCCGACCGGCTGAACGAGATCACCTTCGGCGGCGCGCTGATGGCCGAGATGCGCGCCATCGCCTTCGTGCAGGACCTGATCCGGCAGGGCGCCATCACCGGCACCTTCGGCACCCGCCTCAAGATGATGCTGATCCATTCCATCAATGACGATGCGTCGCTTGCGCCGCTCGGCGCGGTGAGCAAGTTCAACATCGAGCCCGACTTCCTGGAGCATCTGTTCCAGCTCGGCCGCGCCGCCGCAACCCGCTGGCTCGCCTCCACCTTCGACTCGATCGGCGTCGAGACCAGCATCGACATCGCCGCCCGCTTCCTGTGA
- a CDS encoding ROK family protein, giving the protein MRIGIDLGGTKIEALAIDEAGAERARLRVPTPATSYEDSVKAIAGLVGELERRVGARCTVGVAHPGAVSPATGLIKNANSTRLNGRPLPADLERALGREVRLANDANCFAVSEASDGAAAGCGIVFGVILGTGVGGGIVIDGRPVTGAQAIAGEWGHAPLPLPRDDERPGPPCYCGRRGCIETWLSGPRLQEQFAQRTGRQMRATEIAAAADHGDAEAAAQMELYCDRLARALSVVINIVDPHAIVLGGGLSKMEALYRQVPALWKRYVFSEPDFIATRLLPPRYGDSSGVRGAAWLWPA; this is encoded by the coding sequence ATGCGCATTGGTATAGATCTCGGCGGCACCAAAATCGAAGCGCTGGCCATCGACGAGGCGGGCGCCGAAAGGGCCCGCCTGCGTGTGCCGACGCCCGCCACCTCCTACGAGGACAGCGTGAAGGCCATCGCCGGGCTGGTCGGGGAGCTGGAGCGGCGCGTGGGCGCGCGCTGCACCGTCGGCGTCGCCCATCCCGGCGCCGTCTCGCCCGCGACGGGCCTCATCAAGAACGCCAACTCGACGCGGCTGAACGGCCGGCCGCTGCCGGCCGATCTCGAGCGCGCGCTTGGCCGCGAGGTACGCCTGGCCAACGACGCCAACTGCTTTGCCGTCTCCGAGGCCAGCGACGGCGCGGCGGCCGGCTGCGGCATCGTCTTCGGCGTCATCCTGGGCACCGGCGTCGGTGGCGGCATCGTGATCGACGGCCGGCCAGTGACGGGGGCGCAGGCGATCGCCGGCGAATGGGGCCACGCGCCTCTTCCCCTGCCGCGCGACGACGAACGCCCCGGACCGCCGTGCTACTGCGGCCGCCGCGGCTGCATCGAGACGTGGCTGAGTGGCCCGCGCCTGCAGGAGCAGTTCGCGCAGCGCACCGGCCGGCAGATGCGGGCGACGGAGATCGCGGCGGCTGCCGACCATGGCGACGCCGAGGCGGCGGCGCAGATGGAGCTCTACTGCGATCGTCTGGCGCGTGCGCTGTCGGTCGTCATCAATATCGTCGATCCGCACGCGATCGTGCTGGGCGGCGGGCTGTCGAAGATGGAGGCGCTCTACCGGCAAGTGCCGGCGCTGTGGAAGCGCTACGTCTTCTCCGAGCCGGACTTCATCGCGACCCGCCTGCTGCCGCCGCGCTACGGTGACTCGAGCGGCGTGCGTGGTGCGGCCTGGCTGTGGCCTGCCTGA
- a CDS encoding AMP nucleosidase has product MTPNSIGRDTLTPEQAVDRLERLHATACNALRDALARFTASGIPPTAEERRRFRYPELRVDWRPSGTVHFTRRAWAKFQVPGLYATTVTQPAFFRRYLLEQLRPLVEEFGAAIEVRVSEQEIPYPFVTEEGDEFIHGDLSVAELAHHFPTPVLISVGDEVADGTWIFEKSRPRPLALFDAVRVDFSLRRLTHYTGTDWRTIQPWILFTNYQRYVDQFLAWAMEELRQPDGPYVELVLPGGTVVRRGDASEDAAAVLAAAPWHRFQMPTYSVRRSDDRGGITICNIGVGPSNAKNATDHLAVLRPHCWLMIGHCGGLRQSQTIGDYVLAHGYMRRDRILDDLVPPEVPVPALAEVQMALQEAAARVTGERGDALKRRLRTGTVVSYDDRNWELRWSQERQRISHGRAIAVDMESATLATQGYRLRVPYGTLLCVSDKPLHGEIKLPGAATRFYQRAVGEHLQIGLEAIDLLRSELASLHSRKLRSFDEPPFR; this is encoded by the coding sequence ATGACGCCGAACAGCATCGGCCGGGATACACTCACACCCGAGCAGGCGGTCGACCGGCTGGAGCGCCTCCACGCCACGGCATGCAACGCCCTGCGCGACGCCCTGGCGCGTTTCACGGCATCGGGCATACCGCCCACTGCGGAGGAGCGGCGCCGGTTTCGCTACCCCGAGCTCCGGGTCGACTGGCGGCCGTCGGGTACCGTCCATTTCACGCGGCGCGCCTGGGCGAAGTTCCAGGTGCCTGGCCTCTATGCGACGACCGTCACCCAGCCGGCCTTCTTTCGTCGCTATCTGCTCGAGCAGCTGCGGCCGCTGGTCGAGGAGTTCGGCGCCGCCATCGAGGTTCGTGTCAGCGAGCAGGAAATCCCCTATCCCTTCGTGACCGAGGAGGGCGACGAGTTCATTCACGGCGACCTCTCCGTCGCCGAGCTTGCCCATCATTTCCCGACGCCCGTGCTGATCAGCGTCGGCGACGAGGTGGCCGACGGCACATGGATCTTCGAGAAGAGCCGGCCCCGGCCGCTGGCCCTTTTCGACGCCGTGCGGGTGGACTTCTCGCTGCGGCGGCTGACGCACTACACCGGCACCGACTGGCGCACCATCCAGCCCTGGATCCTGTTCACCAACTATCAGCGCTACGTCGACCAGTTCCTGGCCTGGGCGATGGAGGAATTGCGCCAGCCCGACGGTCCCTATGTCGAACTGGTGCTGCCCGGCGGCACCGTCGTCCGGCGCGGCGATGCAAGCGAGGATGCCGCGGCGGTGCTGGCGGCGGCGCCGTGGCACCGCTTCCAGATGCCGACCTACAGCGTCAGGCGATCCGACGATCGCGGGGGCATCACGATCTGCAACATCGGCGTCGGACCCTCCAACGCCAAGAATGCGACCGACCACCTCGCGGTGCTGCGTCCGCATTGCTGGCTGATGATCGGGCACTGTGGCGGCCTGAGGCAATCGCAGACGATCGGCGACTATGTGCTGGCGCACGGCTACATGCGGCGTGATCGCATCCTCGACGATCTCGTGCCGCCGGAAGTGCCGGTGCCGGCGTTGGCCGAGGTGCAGATGGCGCTGCAGGAGGCGGCCGCGCGCGTGACGGGCGAACGCGGCGATGCGCTGAAACGGCGGCTGCGGACCGGCACGGTCGTGAGCTACGACGACCGCAACTGGGAGCTCAGGTGGTCGCAGGAACGGCAGCGCATCAGCCATGGCCGCGCCATCGCCGTCGACATGGAAAGCGCCACGCTCGCGACGCAGGGTTACCGGTTGCGCGTGCCCTACGGCACGCTGCTCTGCGTGTCGGACAAGCCGCTGCACGGCGAGATCAAGCTGCCGGGCGCCGCCACGCGCTTCTATCAGCGCGCGGTCGGCGAGCATCTGCAGATCGGCCTGGAGGCGATCGACCTGTTGCGCAGCGAGCTGGCGTCCCTGCATTCGCGCAAGCTGCGCAGCTTCGACGAGCCGCCGTTCAGATGA
- a CDS encoding DUF1849 family protein, giving the protein MLTVRRALLTAALTAAITAAAGSADAQELQPHRAAYDVAMLDHGKPGELTAGTYAFELKLTCDGYVMNQRLRLELDGRKASVVTEQLSQMTESRDGRTLHFEHRSSANGRQTSLVRGEAILGEDGRGEAHFSDPEGQSVALPAGTMFPMAMTRATIRHALAHDTGFDALFFFGEKPKPPQSVNVVIGKVPRRLADLKVPKEGKGIVQGHSRIYYRGGFFDADAGKDGEPAAFEMSSLTLDNGIELYGTHEEGDGGIEYRISRLEPLPRPHCK; this is encoded by the coding sequence ATGCTGACCGTCCGCCGCGCGCTGCTCACGGCCGCGCTCACGGCGGCAATCACTGCCGCAGCGGGCTCCGCCGACGCGCAGGAGTTGCAGCCGCATCGCGCGGCCTACGATGTGGCCATGCTCGATCACGGCAAGCCCGGTGAGCTTACGGCCGGCACCTATGCCTTCGAGCTGAAGCTGACGTGCGACGGCTACGTCATGAACCAGCGCCTGCGCCTCGAGCTGGACGGTCGCAAGGCGTCGGTCGTGACCGAGCAGCTCTCGCAGATGACGGAAAGCCGCGATGGACGGACGCTGCATTTCGAGCATCGGTCGAGCGCCAACGGGCGCCAGACGAGCCTGGTCCGCGGCGAGGCGATATTGGGCGAGGACGGTCGGGGCGAAGCACATTTCAGCGACCCCGAGGGGCAGTCGGTCGCTCTGCCGGCGGGCACGATGTTTCCCATGGCCATGACCCGCGCGACGATCAGGCACGCGCTCGCCCACGACACCGGCTTCGACGCGCTGTTCTTCTTCGGCGAGAAGCCCAAGCCGCCGCAGTCGGTGAACGTCGTGATCGGCAAGGTCCCGCGGCGACTGGCGGACCTCAAGGTTCCCAAGGAAGGCAAGGGAATCGTCCAGGGTCATTCCCGCATCTACTATCGCGGCGGCTTCTTCGATGCCGATGCCGGGAAGGACGGCGAGCCGGCGGCGTTCGAGATGAGCAGCCTGACGCTCGACAACGGCATCGAGCTCTATGGCACGCACGAAGAAGGCGATGGCGGCATCGAATATCGGATTTCACGGCTCGAGCCGCTGCCCAGGCCCCATTGCAAATAG
- a CDS encoding DUF1849 family protein encodes MSALLVLGLWISAAARAQEPQQPPPAPAQTQPAPSPPQPGQPQSGQPQAAQPDAAPPSSQPVQIPALPADSVLVPNRATYDMKLAVARPNSGIVEVNGNMVLEMVDSCDAWETRQRIKLTFLRSDGEEFETDSSFISYETKDGLQLRFSVRNVQNDEVEEELRGSADLDSLGGKGRASFTLPEARSFELPAGTLFPTTHLALVLKHARDGDKTVSYKVFDGARLDGAFLVNAVIGRPSRSRSGTPSIRGDVALLRNQPAWGVRFAFFANGDQGAQPEYELALDLLGNGIARSMLLDYGDFAVDAHLAQIQALPRPKC; translated from the coding sequence GTGAGCGCACTTCTCGTGCTGGGCTTGTGGATAAGCGCTGCCGCCCGCGCGCAGGAGCCGCAACAGCCGCCGCCGGCTCCGGCACAGACCCAGCCGGCGCCATCTCCGCCGCAGCCCGGGCAACCGCAGTCCGGGCAGCCGCAGGCGGCGCAGCCGGACGCCGCGCCGCCGTCCTCGCAACCGGTGCAGATTCCGGCGCTGCCGGCGGATTCCGTGCTGGTGCCGAATCGGGCAACGTACGATATGAAGCTCGCCGTCGCGCGGCCCAACAGCGGCATCGTCGAGGTCAACGGCAACATGGTGCTGGAGATGGTCGATTCCTGCGATGCCTGGGAGACCCGGCAACGCATCAAGCTGACCTTCCTGCGCAGCGACGGCGAGGAGTTCGAGACCGACTCGAGCTTCATAAGCTACGAGACCAAGGATGGCCTGCAATTGCGGTTCAGCGTGCGCAACGTCCAGAACGACGAGGTCGAGGAGGAACTGCGCGGCAGCGCCGATCTCGATTCCCTGGGCGGCAAGGGGCGGGCGAGCTTCACCCTGCCGGAGGCGCGGAGCTTCGAGCTGCCCGCCGGCACCCTGTTTCCGACAACGCATCTCGCGCTCGTGCTCAAGCATGCGCGCGACGGCGACAAGACCGTATCGTACAAGGTGTTCGACGGGGCCCGCCTCGACGGTGCGTTCCTGGTGAATGCGGTGATCGGCCGCCCGTCGCGCTCCAGGTCGGGAACGCCCTCCATTCGAGGCGATGTCGCCTTGCTGCGCAACCAGCCGGCCTGGGGCGTCCGTTTCGCCTTCTTCGCGAACGGCGACCAGGGTGCGCAGCCCGAGTACGAGCTGGCGCTCGACCTCCTGGGCAACGGCATCGCCCGCTCGATGCTGCTCGACTATGGCGACTTCGCCGTCGACGCCCATCTCGCGCAAATCCAGGCGCTGCCGAGGCCCAAATGCTGA